Proteins encoded by one window of Candidatus Scalindua japonica:
- a CDS encoding dynamin family protein has protein sequence MLEKFINHKTDILNIVANINSLLKDKKGTGNERLLAVREQLILNHFNLVILGQFKRGKTTLINSLVGNKILPSSVVPLTSIVTILKFGSEIRCTIFMNDGTEDNVQIEDIHNYVTESGNPENRRGVKCASIEYPIPLLEEGMQLVDTPGIGSTFLHNTETTYEFLDHLDAAVFLMSADVPISQVEKELLETIKSSTQKIFFVLNKVDNLIPEEITEMSHHNMNVLKEMGFTVQEIWPISARNALEAKASDDEDLLLESGLTNLEDAIGDFLSSETGRIVLNTAISKLKRITLQTVSQIAIESATLTASEEELENKINTFHKLNENLKKDKEDIAYLIKGETVKLNKKVEEMLQAFNDTETSRIRSCIQHFYDDNRNYNPTTLREEMQKVIKDEIVKGFDIFKEKVEIVISDSIQETFNRFTKRSNDIMQEFKNAAEQLFEVSMQQSDISIDLAEDKRFYYMVQENMSMTEEEVKSILRTFMPKSIIRKLILKEMIEFVASEVGRNCGRTRSSLATRIGGTFNQYSKEISNLGNELIENIEQAMEKGKDIRNNSAESIRNELSTLSNTSGKLKENVKRLEGLWSEIN, from the coding sequence ATGTTAGAAAAATTTATAAATCACAAAACAGATATTCTGAACATCGTTGCAAACATAAATAGCCTGTTGAAGGATAAAAAAGGAACAGGCAACGAAAGGCTACTCGCTGTCAGGGAACAGTTAATCTTAAACCACTTTAATCTCGTAATATTAGGACAGTTTAAAAGAGGAAAGACTACGCTCATCAATAGCCTGGTAGGTAATAAGATTCTTCCCTCTTCCGTAGTACCGTTAACATCCATTGTAACGATCCTTAAATTCGGGAGTGAAATCAGATGCACTATCTTCATGAATGACGGCACTGAGGACAATGTTCAAATTGAAGATATCCATAATTATGTGACGGAAAGCGGTAATCCGGAAAACAGACGTGGAGTTAAATGTGCGTCTATTGAATACCCGATTCCACTCCTTGAAGAGGGAATGCAGCTTGTAGACACTCCGGGTATTGGTTCTACATTCCTTCATAATACAGAAACTACCTATGAATTTTTAGACCACCTGGATGCCGCAGTTTTTCTAATGAGTGCCGATGTTCCCATTTCACAGGTTGAAAAAGAGCTACTTGAAACAATCAAAAGTTCTACACAGAAGATATTCTTTGTTTTGAATAAAGTTGACAACCTGATACCGGAAGAGATTACCGAAATGTCTCACCACAACATGAATGTGCTGAAAGAAATGGGGTTTACCGTTCAGGAGATATGGCCAATCTCTGCCAGAAATGCACTTGAGGCGAAAGCCTCAGATGATGAAGACCTGCTTTTAGAGAGCGGACTTACAAACCTGGAAGATGCCATAGGGGATTTTCTCTCTTCAGAGACAGGCCGGATCGTTCTGAACACCGCAATCTCCAAACTAAAGCGTATCACACTTCAAACGGTGTCTCAGATAGCTATTGAAAGCGCGACACTGACCGCTTCTGAAGAGGAGTTGGAAAACAAGATAAACACCTTTCATAAACTTAATGAAAATCTCAAAAAAGACAAAGAGGACATTGCTTATCTGATAAAAGGAGAAACGGTTAAATTAAACAAAAAAGTAGAAGAGATGTTACAAGCCTTTAATGACACTGAGACTTCACGGATCAGGAGCTGTATACAGCATTTCTACGATGACAATCGAAACTACAATCCAACCACTTTACGAGAAGAGATGCAGAAAGTTATCAAGGATGAAATCGTTAAAGGATTTGATATTTTCAAAGAAAAGGTTGAAATTGTGATATCTGACAGTATCCAGGAGACCTTCAATCGCTTCACAAAACGTTCCAACGATATCATGCAGGAATTTAAGAATGCCGCCGAACAGCTCTTTGAAGTCTCAATGCAACAATCTGACATCTCTATTGATCTGGCTGAAGATAAAAGATTCTACTATATGGTCCAGGAAAATATGTCTATGACTGAAGAAGAGGTTAAATCAATACTAAGGACTTTCATGCCTAAATCCATCATTAGAAAATTGATACTGAAGGAGATGATTGAGTTTGTAGCCTCTGAAGTTGGCAGAAACTGTGGAAGGACACGCTCTTCGCTTGCGACAAGGATAGGTGGTACGTTTAATCAATACTCCAAAGAGATCAGTAATCTGGGAAATGAACTTATTGAGAATATAGAACAGGCTATGGAAAAAGGGAAAGACATACGCAATAACAGTGCTGAATCCATACGAAACGAACTATCAACATTATCAAACACATCAGGGAAACTTAAAGAAAATGTAAAAAGACTTGAAGGTTTATGGAGTGAGATTAATTAG
- the pstA gene encoding phosphate ABC transporter permease PstA has translation MKKTFKTGNPYIWLTGGTLTISLLMIIGLVALIMFKGLGIFWPHNITRLMLHDNSAVLGEVAKREPIPNTNDSYRTKLKLGNRDIYGMDFKWFDDSTILSHDYPPTALTIERREWGNMYGFLKGIKHDNGIEPLSLTEMKPLLKESKSIYKKIRRIEKIDIGKINYKMEKYRLELKGLAKQSQTVSTRKKTVSINAKVEALDKLYRKKVDTLTNLYTSAKEHKVIIELADGSEEILPIFQIIRIYDPNQMGIYTKSCFYLIKFWEFVSAEPREANTEGGVFPAIFGTVTMVLIMSLAVTPLGVLTAVYLKEYTRDNVFSRIVRISVNNLAGVPSIVFGVFGLGFFIYFIGGGIDKLFFSEALPTPTFGTGGILWASLTLALLTVPVVVVATEEGISSVPKSLKEASYGLGATKFETLWKVTLPQATPGILTGMILAMARAAGEVAPLMITGVVKLAPSLPLDSYSPFIHLERKFMHLGFHIYDVGFQSPNVEAALPMVYTTTLILLMTVLVLNLVAIIVRNRLRKKYVTSAL, from the coding sequence ATGAAAAAAACATTTAAAACAGGAAATCCATATATCTGGCTGACTGGCGGTACTCTTACTATCAGCCTTTTGATGATCATTGGACTGGTTGCACTCATTATGTTTAAGGGGCTAGGCATATTCTGGCCGCACAATATCACCAGGCTTATGTTACATGATAACAGCGCAGTCCTTGGCGAAGTGGCGAAAAGAGAACCTATACCAAACACCAATGACTCTTATAGAACAAAATTAAAACTAGGAAATAGAGATATTTACGGTATGGACTTCAAATGGTTTGATGATTCAACCATCCTTTCTCATGATTATCCCCCCACAGCATTGACCATTGAAAGACGTGAGTGGGGAAACATGTATGGTTTTTTAAAAGGAATAAAACATGACAATGGCATTGAACCTTTAAGTCTGACGGAAATGAAACCCTTGTTAAAGGAAAGTAAGTCCATTTACAAAAAAATCAGACGCATAGAAAAAATAGATATTGGTAAAATAAACTATAAGATGGAAAAATATCGTCTTGAACTAAAGGGTCTGGCAAAGCAATCGCAAACAGTTAGTACCCGAAAAAAAACCGTATCTATAAATGCAAAAGTGGAAGCTCTTGATAAGTTATATAGAAAAAAGGTAGATACTCTTACTAATCTTTATACTTCAGCAAAAGAGCATAAGGTGATAATAGAACTGGCTGATGGCAGCGAAGAGATACTTCCGATCTTTCAGATTATTCGTATATATGATCCAAATCAAATGGGTATCTATACAAAGTCCTGTTTTTATCTTATCAAATTCTGGGAATTTGTTTCAGCAGAACCGAGAGAGGCAAATACGGAGGGAGGTGTGTTCCCTGCTATTTTTGGAACAGTTACCATGGTCCTCATCATGAGCCTGGCAGTTACACCACTTGGTGTGCTGACAGCAGTTTACCTGAAAGAGTATACACGTGATAATGTCTTCTCCAGGATTGTAAGGATCTCAGTGAATAATCTGGCAGGTGTACCATCAATAGTATTTGGAGTATTCGGGCTGGGATTTTTTATATACTTTATCGGAGGAGGAATAGATAAACTGTTTTTCAGCGAAGCCTTGCCAACACCTACTTTTGGGACCGGCGGTATTCTCTGGGCATCGCTTACCCTGGCACTCTTGACAGTACCGGTTGTGGTGGTTGCCACTGAGGAAGGAATATCTTCCGTTCCAAAATCGTTAAAAGAAGCTTCATATGGACTTGGCGCCACAAAATTTGAAACGCTTTGGAAAGTAACGCTTCCTCAGGCAACACCGGGGATTCTTACCGGTATGATACTGGCAATGGCAAGGGCCGCTGGAGAGGTCGCACCACTGATGATAACCGGTGTTGTAAAGCTGGCACCGTCTCTCCCTCTTGATAGTTATTCTCCGTTTATCCACCTTGAAAGAAAATTTATGCATCTAGGGTTCCATATATACGACGTAGGATTTCAATCTCCGAATGTAGAAGCCGCATTACCAATGGTTTATACCACAACTCTCATTTTACTAATGACAGTTCTTGTGTTAAACCTGGTCGCAATAATCGTAAGAAACAGACTGAGAAAGAAGTATGTTACATCTGCACTATAA
- a CDS encoding PAS domain-containing protein, giving the protein MNYEKMTKAELIRELNRLESRLEIISARGRAEKVEEKLKVSEEKYKSLIENLQDNFIFYSHNTEGVFTYVSTSIMNVLGYLPEEFLSHYSKYMTDNPENEKVVKQTALSLKGIKQPPYEVEIYHKNGSVRTLKVQEVPVFDEQGRVSAVDGIAEDVTNRKKAAKVLWESKEKYYSLVNDILNSSMVGIFILDKKFNVVCANQAIERFFGMRKECFIGKDKKQLICNHIKNIFENPKSFMETVIATYDNNTYTESFECHVLSDGKREERYLEHWSMPIDTGVYKGGRIEQYTDITKSRKTKDALCESQKMLGIVMDNIPQSIYWKDTKSVYMGCNKNFAKKAGKESVEEVIGKTDYDLAWKKEESDFFHKCDRRVMDTKKPEYHIVKRRQQADGKQAWFDTNKIPLCDFMGNVIGILGTSEDITERQEAEGIIEKFKILINNISDLAYICDANGNVLYLNNAFEELSGHKPEEFIGKPFTPLFDKENLKKAMELYTKTLEGKTLRREVTFKNTGIVCEYNNIPLRDKQGNIIGVLGIARNITERKKMEEELTKLNTTLQEQDKVRTAFMSTVSHEVRTPLTLVLGFVRIIDKKLERIIFPLINIDNSKVNKAVKQIRKNFKIIKSEGDRLTFLINDILDISKIEAGKIDWQMKNLSVAEIIKGSLEASNSFYEMYELEIVAEIESGLPEVMANNDKLKQVLINLISNALKFTEQGPVLCSARKVNREIVISVIDKGIGVAEADQERIFEKFYQIRNEHKDTLKGTGLGLAICKEIVEYHGGRIWVESKLGKGSNFSFSIPYISE; this is encoded by the coding sequence ATGAATTATGAAAAGATGACAAAGGCTGAACTTATAAGGGAACTCAATCGGTTAGAATCAAGATTAGAAATAATCAGTGCCAGAGGAAGGGCTGAAAAGGTTGAAGAGAAACTAAAGGTATCTGAGGAAAAGTATAAAAGTTTGATTGAAAACCTTCAGGATAATTTTATCTTCTACTCGCACAATACAGAAGGTGTATTCACATACGTCAGCACATCAATCATGAACGTGCTTGGTTATCTACCGGAAGAGTTTCTCTCTCATTACTCAAAATATATGACAGACAACCCTGAAAATGAAAAAGTGGTAAAACAAACAGCCCTTAGCTTAAAAGGTATCAAACAACCTCCGTATGAGGTTGAAATTTACCATAAAAACGGTTCTGTAAGAACATTAAAAGTTCAAGAAGTTCCTGTCTTTGATGAACAAGGTAGGGTTTCTGCGGTGGACGGTATTGCTGAAGATGTTACAAATCGTAAGAAAGCAGCAAAAGTACTGTGGGAAAGTAAAGAGAAGTATTATTCTCTGGTCAATGATATTCTTAATAGCTCAATGGTCGGTATATTTATTCTCGATAAAAAATTCAATGTTGTATGTGCAAATCAAGCTATTGAACGTTTCTTTGGCATGCGGAAAGAATGTTTTATCGGGAAGGATAAAAAACAACTTATATGCAATCACATTAAAAATATCTTTGAGAATCCAAAATCTTTTATGGAGACCGTGATTGCTACATATGACAATAATACCTATACAGAAAGCTTCGAATGCCATGTATTATCTGACGGAAAACGAGAAGAACGTTATCTTGAACATTGGAGTATGCCTATTGATACTGGCGTGTATAAAGGCGGTCGTATCGAACAATATACCGATATTACTAAAAGCAGGAAAACAAAGGATGCACTTTGCGAGTCACAGAAAATGCTGGGTATAGTTATGGATAATATTCCTCAATCCATTTACTGGAAAGATACAAAAAGTGTTTACATGGGATGTAATAAGAACTTTGCTAAGAAAGCCGGCAAGGAAAGTGTGGAAGAGGTCATTGGAAAAACAGATTATGATCTTGCCTGGAAGAAAGAGGAGTCAGACTTCTTCCATAAATGCGATCGAAGGGTGATGGACACAAAAAAACCTGAATATCACATTGTAAAACGACGGCAGCAGGCAGATGGTAAACAAGCATGGTTTGATACAAATAAGATACCACTTTGCGATTTTATGGGTAATGTAATTGGCATACTAGGTACATCTGAAGATATCACAGAGCGTCAGGAAGCGGAAGGTATAATTGAAAAATTTAAAATACTTATCAATAATATATCTGATTTAGCTTATATATGTGATGCCAATGGGAACGTTCTGTATCTGAATAATGCATTTGAGGAATTATCAGGGCATAAACCAGAAGAGTTTATAGGGAAACCATTTACACCGCTTTTTGATAAAGAAAATCTGAAAAAAGCAATGGAATTATATACAAAGACATTGGAAGGAAAAACACTTCGCCGAGAAGTAACTTTTAAAAATACTGGTATTGTATGTGAATATAATAACATTCCATTACGAGATAAACAAGGAAACATAATTGGTGTTCTTGGTATAGCGCGAAACATCACTGAGCGCAAAAAGATGGAAGAAGAGCTGACTAAATTAAATACTACACTTCAAGAACAGGATAAAGTGAGAACAGCTTTTATGTCTACAGTCTCTCATGAGGTAAGAACTCCGCTTACCCTGGTTTTAGGCTTTGTAAGGATCATAGACAAAAAACTTGAGAGAATTATATTTCCTCTTATCAATATTGATAACAGTAAAGTTAATAAAGCAGTAAAACAAATTAGAAAGAATTTCAAAATTATAAAGTCCGAGGGGGATAGACTGACATTTCTTATAAACGATATCCTTGATATATCAAAAATTGAGGCCGGAAAAATTGATTGGCAGATGAAAAACCTATCGGTTGCTGAGATAATTAAAGGATCTTTAGAAGCGAGTAATAGTTTCTACGAAATGTACGAACTTGAAATAGTTGCGGAGATTGAAAGTGGACTGCCTGAGGTTATGGCTAATAATGATAAACTGAAACAGGTCTTGATTAATCTGATTTCCAATGCATTAAAATTCACTGAACAAGGGCCTGTATTATGCAGTGCAAGAAAGGTAAATAGAGAGATAGTGATAAGTGTAATAGACAAAGGCATTGGTGTCGCAGAGGCTGATCAAGAGAGGATATTTGAAAAATTTTATCAAATACGAAACGAACACAAAGACACATTAAAAGGGACAGGACTTGGCCTGGCAATTTGCAAAGAAATTGTTGAGTATCATGGTGGGAGGATATGGGTAGAGAGTAAACTGGGAAAGGGGAGTAATTTCTCATTTTCCATCCCGTATATTTCTGAGTAA
- the phoU gene encoding phosphate signaling complex protein PhoU encodes MARKAFRENMKTLEKEIICQGEMVYIALNRSVEALRDLDVTKAEKIVVDDRLINRKRWDIEEQCINLLATQQPVATDLRELIAVLSISTDMERMGDHAEGIAKIAIMHGNQPLVKPLIDIPRMAEKTSDMLTRSLEAFINRDAEKAIAICNEDDEVDNLYDQVYRELLSFMTEKPTIITRATYLLWAAHNLERIADRVTNICERIVFLVKGTMEELKVSNY; translated from the coding sequence ATGGCAAGAAAAGCTTTCAGGGAAAACATGAAGACACTTGAAAAAGAGATAATCTGCCAGGGAGAGATGGTTTATATTGCGTTAAACCGTTCGGTTGAAGCGTTAAGAGACCTTGATGTCACAAAAGCTGAAAAAATAGTAGTTGATGATCGTCTTATCAACAGAAAACGTTGGGATATTGAGGAGCAATGTATTAACCTGCTTGCAACCCAGCAGCCTGTTGCAACTGATTTGCGAGAACTGATAGCAGTTCTGAGCATAAGCACAGATATGGAACGCATGGGTGATCATGCGGAGGGAATCGCAAAAATAGCGATTATGCATGGAAACCAGCCTCTGGTAAAACCGCTAATAGATATTCCAAGGATGGCTGAAAAAACATCTGACATGCTTACGAGAAGCTTAGAAGCGTTTATAAACAGGGATGCTGAAAAGGCAATTGCCATCTGCAATGAAGATGATGAAGTTGATAATCTATACGATCAGGTATACAGGGAACTCCTTTCATTTATGACTGAGAAACCTACGATAATTACGAGAGCAACTTACCTGCTATGGGCAGCTCATAATCTTGAAAGAATTGCAGACCGTGTGACCAACATCTGTGAACGCATCGTCTTTCTTGTAAAGGGAACTATGGAAGAACTTAAGGTATCAAACTATTAA
- a CDS encoding ABC transporter permease subunit: MKNLKKKRLIDRTAHWGITLGGAVVIIVILALFIFIFLEVFPLLKGANVLKENTFSLRDKPVSVGLDEYQEIAYAIYEDGNIDFISLSDGKLIKEHSIKGIERSSITAICKDRDRIIIGTADGRVLMVNINFSVSFENDERIITPEISDQEVKHTDEERKRIRYITSKSDEKVTVTVFYSKDGKLKLKSTEIEENLFGGEKKNEIITDITAILEKAIPDDTTGQRKKPQITSLAIDYFLENLYIGTSHGEVIHINMREKENPFLEEKVKVSEESITSLGFLLGDVSLVAGDRNGGISTWMRVRDEAKPTGWALKKIHIIEQHQSDITSIASSIRNKCFVTASSDGTIHLKHATSEQTLLRLISKAKPTAIAYSPKANGILAADAAGNLTHWRISNPHPETTIKTLFGKIWYEGYEEPEYSWQSTGGTDDFEPKLSLVPLIFGTIKGTIYAMIIAIPIGILSALYTSQFLHNSLKKIIKPAIEFMAALPSVILGFLAGLWLAPLMEKIFPAIIVMPLFLLLFITMAFCIWKCIPGYIKGKYSNGAETLFLIPFFIAAISASIYLSGPFESFLFMGDYRQWILDILGLQYDQRNAVVVGFAMGFAVLPIIFTISEDAMSNVPRNLTSASLALGAVPWQTAVKIVLPIASPAIFSAVMLGFGRAVGETMVVLMATGNTPIMDWNFFNGFRALAANIAVEIPEAPVGGTLYRVLFLAALLLFITTFIVNTIAELIRQKIKKKYSHL; this comes from the coding sequence ATGAAAAACCTGAAGAAAAAAAGATTAATTGACAGAACCGCCCACTGGGGTATTACCCTGGGTGGTGCGGTTGTCATTATTGTAATCCTTGCCCTGTTTATATTCATTTTCCTGGAAGTTTTCCCTCTCTTAAAAGGTGCCAATGTATTGAAAGAAAACACCTTTTCATTGAGAGATAAACCTGTTTCAGTTGGCCTGGATGAGTATCAGGAGATTGCCTACGCGATTTATGAAGATGGCAATATTGACTTTATCTCCCTTTCTGACGGTAAGCTGATAAAGGAACATAGTATTAAAGGGATCGAAAGATCTTCCATCACTGCAATCTGTAAAGACAGAGACCGCATTATTATTGGAACTGCAGACGGCAGGGTTTTAATGGTTAATATTAATTTTTCCGTGTCATTTGAAAATGATGAGAGAATTATTACCCCTGAAATTTCTGATCAAGAAGTTAAACATACTGATGAAGAAAGAAAAAGAATACGATATATTACCTCAAAAAGCGATGAGAAAGTAACCGTTACCGTTTTTTATTCGAAAGATGGCAAACTTAAACTAAAATCAACAGAGATAGAAGAGAATCTTTTTGGTGGAGAGAAAAAAAATGAAATAATAACGGACATTACTGCCATACTGGAGAAGGCAATACCTGATGATACAACAGGACAGAGAAAGAAGCCACAGATAACATCACTGGCAATTGACTACTTTCTGGAGAACCTCTATATTGGAACTTCACATGGAGAGGTAATCCATATAAATATGAGAGAGAAGGAAAATCCTTTTCTGGAAGAAAAAGTAAAAGTATCTGAAGAATCAATAACATCACTCGGGTTTCTGCTGGGAGATGTTTCTCTTGTAGCAGGAGACCGGAATGGAGGTATTAGCACGTGGATGCGCGTAAGAGACGAAGCAAAGCCGACAGGCTGGGCTCTTAAAAAAATACATATTATTGAGCAGCACCAGTCAGACATAACATCTATTGCATCATCCATAAGAAACAAGTGCTTTGTAACTGCTTCATCTGATGGAACAATCCACCTGAAGCATGCTACATCAGAACAGACACTCTTAAGGCTTATATCAAAGGCGAAGCCAACAGCTATCGCTTATTCACCAAAGGCAAATGGTATTCTTGCAGCTGATGCTGCAGGCAACCTGACACACTGGAGGATTTCAAATCCTCACCCTGAAACAACCATTAAGACCCTTTTCGGAAAAATATGGTATGAAGGGTATGAAGAGCCTGAATATTCCTGGCAATCGACAGGAGGTACTGATGATTTTGAACCAAAACTCAGTCTCGTACCATTAATCTTTGGTACTATAAAAGGGACTATTTATGCCATGATTATTGCCATACCCATTGGTATTCTTTCGGCATTATATACCTCTCAATTTCTCCATAATTCTTTAAAGAAGATTATAAAGCCAGCTATCGAATTTATGGCAGCGCTTCCCAGTGTTATTCTAGGATTCCTTGCAGGTCTTTGGCTTGCACCTTTAATGGAAAAGATATTTCCGGCAATCATAGTTATGCCGTTATTTCTCTTACTATTTATTACAATGGCATTTTGTATATGGAAATGCATTCCGGGTTACATAAAAGGGAAATATAGTAATGGGGCAGAAACTCTTTTTCTTATTCCATTTTTCATCGCTGCTATTTCTGCATCAATCTACCTTAGTGGACCTTTTGAGTCTTTTCTCTTTATGGGAGATTACCGGCAATGGATTCTGGATATTCTAGGCCTGCAGTATGACCAGAGAAATGCTGTTGTAGTTGGATTTGCAATGGGGTTTGCTGTATTACCGATTATCTTTACGATATCTGAAGATGCAATGAGCAATGTCCCAAGGAACCTCACCTCCGCCTCACTTGCACTTGGTGCTGTTCCGTGGCAGACAGCGGTAAAAATTGTCTTGCCTATTGCGAGCCCGGCAATTTTTTCTGCCGTTATGCTTGGTTTCGGAAGAGCGGTAGGTGAGACTATGGTTGTTCTTATGGCAACCGGCAATACTCCCATTATGGACTGGAATTTTTTTAACGGTTTCAGGGCACTTGCCGCGAATATTGCGGTTGAAATACCGGAAGCTCCTGTTGGAGGAACCCTTTATCGTGTTCTCTTTCTAGCGGCCCTGCTTCTCTTCATAACAACGTTTATAGTGAATACTATTGCTGAACTGATAAGACAGAAAATCAAAAAGAAATATAGTCATTTGTAA
- a CDS encoding B12-binding domain-containing radical SAM protein, translating into MSKSCLPEMPIIRPPSEWRSLLVRITRGCKWDLCRFCGIYPHFGEPGFSVRTVADIKNDINLLKQQHPGAETAFFGDADPLQAGVDTFVEIAEYLRKLIPVKRLTCYARASTIRKLKEDAIKNLARAGLNRVHIGLESGDIKILRFHRKGQTPEMIREITDWLKKTGIEISFYVLLGLGGSNHWHDHIHETAKLINETGPEFIRIRRLWLYEKDAVLSGPESPLLKEIRNGSFQPQTPEGCVVELRYLIEKLDNLSTFVICDHVNNYVQVSGNVREDKEDMLKTIDSFLALPENEREAHYRAVDSSL; encoded by the coding sequence CGTCCGCCGAGTGAGTGGAGAAGCCTGCTTGTACGTATCACAAGAGGCTGCAAGTGGGATCTCTGTAGATTTTGTGGTATCTATCCTCATTTTGGTGAGCCGGGTTTTTCCGTAAGGACTGTTGCTGATATCAAAAATGATATCAATCTTCTCAAACAACAGCACCCTGGTGCGGAAACTGCGTTCTTTGGTGATGCAGATCCGTTACAGGCGGGGGTTGATACCTTTGTAGAAATCGCCGAATATCTTCGCAAACTTATACCGGTTAAGAGGCTTACCTGTTATGCAAGAGCCTCAACTATCCGGAAGTTGAAAGAGGATGCTATCAAGAATCTTGCACGCGCTGGTCTAAACAGGGTGCATATCGGACTTGAATCGGGAGATATTAAGATCTTGCGGTTTCATCGAAAAGGTCAGACTCCTGAAATGATCAGAGAAATAACCGACTGGCTGAAAAAGACCGGAATTGAAATCTCTTTCTATGTTCTCCTGGGTTTGGGCGGTAGCAACCATTGGCACGACCATATCCATGAAACAGCGAAACTTATCAATGAAACAGGACCGGAATTTATTCGAATCAGAAGATTGTGGCTTTATGAAAAAGACGCCGTCCTTTCCGGTCCCGAATCTCCACTTTTAAAAGAGATCCGTAACGGTTCTTTCCAACCGCAAACCCCTGAAGGATGTGTTGTGGAACTCAGGTATCTGATCGAAAAACTTGATAACCTTTCCACATTTGTGATATGTGATCATGTAAATAATTATGTACAGGTTTCCGGTAATGTCAGAGAAGATAAAGAAGATATGCTGAAGACGATTGATTCATTCCTTGCCCTTCCGGAAAATGAGAGAGAAGCACATTACCGTGCGGTTGATTCATCTCTTTGA
- the pstB gene encoding phosphate ABC transporter ATP-binding protein PstB, which produces MNNNITIKNLSLMYGKKQVLKNINQEIEEKKITAIIGPSGCGKSTLLRCINRMNELIPETKVEGEILFHKKNIYAADTDVTEIRRKIGMVFQKPNPFPKSIFDNVAYGLRINGTKDKRKISETVEATLQDCGLLKEVKDRIHSPAMELSGGQQQRLCIARALAIEPEIILMDEPCSALDPSSTFKIEELMMKLKKRYTVIIVTHNMQQAARASDITGFLYMGKLIEYGDTNTLFTNPKEKLTEDYISGNFG; this is translated from the coding sequence ATGAACAATAACATTACAATAAAAAATCTGAGTTTAATGTATGGCAAAAAGCAGGTTTTAAAGAATATCAATCAGGAAATAGAAGAGAAAAAGATAACGGCTATTATCGGCCCCTCAGGATGTGGAAAATCAACACTGCTACGATGTATAAACAGAATGAATGAACTTATACCTGAAACAAAAGTAGAAGGAGAAATACTATTTCATAAAAAAAATATTTATGCAGCTGATACCGATGTTACTGAGATCAGGAGAAAAATAGGAATGGTATTTCAGAAACCAAATCCATTTCCGAAGTCAATCTTTGATAATGTCGCATACGGTTTAAGAATAAATGGTACCAAAGATAAAAGAAAAATCTCCGAAACTGTTGAAGCAACGCTGCAAGATTGCGGTTTGCTGAAAGAAGTTAAAGATCGCATACACTCACCCGCTATGGAACTGTCAGGTGGACAGCAGCAGAGACTGTGCATTGCAAGGGCGCTTGCAATTGAACCTGAAATAATCCTGATGGACGAACCATGTTCTGCCCTTGATCCTTCCAGTACATTCAAGATAGAAGAGTTAATGATGAAATTAAAAAAACGATACACCGTTATCATTGTTACCCACAATATGCAGCAGGCTGCAAGGGCTTCAGATATTACAGGATTTCTCTATATGGGGAAACTCATTGAATACGGAGACACTAATACATTATTTACAAATCCTAAAGAAAAACTTACTGAAGATTATATCAGCGGTAATTTCGGTTAA